In the Polyangiaceae bacterium genome, one interval contains:
- a CDS encoding MBL fold metallo-hydrolase codes for MAFEGASMHWTYLGHAGWLARVGELRLLFDPLIYPMHYGDVFESVPSRQLVVEALRPDFMFLSHAHADHTDAASLVALARQDPDIVVMSPDPWVCELSARAGFHQVQSLAAGQRAELQGTTVIASPSRAPDPECGFYVANAGAAVWNLVDCVYRGPEEVADIAAAAAMEAGSSSLALSLVRWQPLKEVDAVLGNALGFPFAAYEDLLAEAVATGASTLMASSSGARHGPRYAYMNELVYPVEPSRFQRDLSQRAEPRQVMMPRLGEMFEVRVEGVRSAGIADELLMAVGDEEPPRFRPCALPPLRADAPRSVASETRVRAWVDAALIPGLAHLGIRHSLLLVLEVVTRAEPLTFVLEVGPNGVRHSGRSASEYDLLNQVPLEGLLAVLDGEECWGQLLLSGRLRAAHRAYVQGPPLATIDLLPTFVYAGLSYEDSERRATLRRLAQALASVDGA; via the coding sequence ATGGCCTTCGAAGGCGCGTCGATGCATTGGACCTACCTTGGACATGCGGGATGGCTAGCGCGAGTGGGTGAGCTGCGACTGCTGTTCGACCCCCTGATCTATCCCATGCATTACGGCGACGTATTCGAGTCCGTGCCGTCGCGACAGCTGGTCGTCGAGGCTTTGCGTCCCGACTTCATGTTCTTGTCCCACGCCCATGCCGACCACACGGATGCAGCCAGCTTGGTCGCACTGGCGCGACAGGATCCGGACATCGTCGTGATGTCTCCGGATCCCTGGGTCTGCGAGCTGTCGGCGCGCGCCGGATTTCACCAAGTGCAGTCGCTCGCAGCCGGTCAACGTGCAGAGCTGCAAGGTACGACGGTCATTGCATCGCCGTCGCGGGCGCCCGATCCGGAATGTGGATTCTACGTCGCGAACGCCGGCGCTGCCGTCTGGAACCTGGTCGATTGCGTGTATCGGGGGCCGGAGGAGGTAGCCGACATCGCCGCCGCGGCAGCGATGGAAGCCGGCTCGAGCTCATTGGCGCTCTCCTTGGTACGCTGGCAGCCGCTCAAAGAGGTCGACGCCGTCCTAGGCAACGCCTTGGGCTTCCCCTTCGCTGCCTACGAGGACTTGCTCGCTGAAGCCGTGGCTACCGGTGCCTCCACCTTGATGGCCAGCAGTTCCGGCGCGCGCCACGGCCCGCGCTACGCCTACATGAACGAGCTGGTCTATCCGGTGGAGCCCTCGCGTTTCCAGCGGGACTTGTCGCAGCGAGCAGAGCCGCGGCAGGTGATGATGCCGCGCCTGGGCGAGATGTTCGAGGTCAGGGTCGAAGGCGTTCGCTCCGCGGGCATCGCGGACGAATTGCTGATGGCCGTGGGTGACGAAGAGCCGCCACGCTTTCGACCTTGCGCCCTTCCGCCGCTGCGCGCCGATGCGCCGCGCTCGGTCGCAAGCGAGACGCGCGTGCGCGCGTGGGTCGACGCCGCACTGATCCCGGGCCTGGCACACCTCGGCATTCGGCACTCGCTGCTCCTGGTTCTCGAGGTGGTGACTCGCGCGGAGCCGCTCACCTTCGTCCTCGAGGTGGGGCCCAACGGCGTACGGCACAGCGGCCGCAGCGCGAGTGAGTACGACCTTCTGAATCAGGTGCCTCTTGAGGGCCTGCTGGCGGTGCTCGACGGGGAGGAATGTTGGGGGCAGCTGCTCCTGTCCGGACGCTTGCGCGCGGCCCACCGCGCGTACGTGCAGGGACCGCCCCTCGCCACGATCGATCTCCTGCCGACCTTCGTGTACGCGGGCCTGTCCTACGAAGACAGCGAACGTCGCGCCACGCTACGGCGGCTCGCCCAGGCGCTCGCCAGTGTCGACGGCGCTTGA
- a CDS encoding DUF2330 domain-containing protein, with the protein MVRLPRPLLPLSLAFTLAALSSEAGAVGRVIAPSASSIQVTRTELAHSQAGSRTTTFFRVEVSGTATHFGVVLPALAGSRLDPASNAFFEALDESTAPRIVPPPATLSCGSTTSTSVQSLVLPTWIPTTFPSGVVVVKDLDELESAALARGLIVTTVDRDALTNAAPSSGFVLLEYGKPQPKMRTEAVRMVTPAINHALRWSLPVSATAMDVVVYAFDRQRQRTSGTELEPSDLMATWNVFAGSSDYEQMRQSALDGKDSYVVEASGGSPLFQWSLLPWGAGTIAPAVHSYFSRAYLAGQTPKKADDCLNAVWAARDAGKQGATLTHYCAAGSLAAMAGAAPACDTTAGAGQVLADSIGCGSADDLAAALSGENLYDVRVTRLFARVTAQTAAKVLEPGVSATVSPITPASAANTSGCTSGSGGSGGGNGGGTGAGGLPPNTGAGPGGYIPGQPEPYEPVYVDEGHTDVGIYCGGSSENDSACSGDSSSSSNDSGCSGDSTDSSSSDGSCSGDSSDSSSDGSCSGDSSSGSDGGGCSGDSSGGSGCSGDSSGGDCRLGGPRRRPRASILGMALALCAFVLRRRRRPRVRR; encoded by the coding sequence ATGGTGCGGCTCCCTCGGCCCCTACTTCCCCTCAGTCTCGCATTCACCCTGGCGGCGCTCAGCAGCGAGGCGGGGGCCGTGGGACGCGTGATCGCGCCGAGCGCCTCGAGCATCCAGGTGACCCGGACGGAGCTGGCCCATAGCCAGGCCGGCTCCCGCACCACCACGTTCTTTCGGGTGGAAGTCAGCGGCACCGCCACCCACTTCGGCGTGGTGCTGCCCGCGCTCGCGGGCTCGCGCCTCGACCCCGCGTCGAACGCTTTCTTCGAGGCGCTCGATGAGTCCACGGCTCCCCGCATCGTCCCTCCCCCGGCGACGCTGTCCTGCGGCTCGACGACGAGCACCAGCGTGCAGAGCCTGGTACTGCCCACATGGATCCCAACGACGTTTCCGAGCGGCGTGGTCGTCGTCAAGGATCTGGACGAACTCGAGAGCGCGGCGCTGGCTCGAGGACTCATCGTCACGACGGTCGATCGCGACGCCTTGACCAACGCGGCCCCGAGCAGCGGCTTCGTCCTGCTCGAGTACGGCAAGCCTCAGCCAAAGATGCGGACCGAAGCAGTGCGCATGGTCACGCCCGCGATCAATCACGCGCTACGTTGGAGCTTGCCCGTTAGCGCAACGGCGATGGACGTGGTGGTATACGCCTTCGACCGCCAACGCCAACGGACTTCCGGAACGGAGCTCGAACCCAGCGACTTGATGGCCACCTGGAACGTGTTCGCGGGCAGCAGCGACTACGAACAGATGCGCCAAAGCGCCCTCGACGGTAAGGACAGCTACGTGGTGGAGGCTTCGGGAGGGTCTCCGCTTTTCCAGTGGTCGCTGCTACCCTGGGGCGCGGGCACCATCGCGCCAGCGGTGCATTCCTACTTTTCCCGGGCATATCTGGCCGGGCAGACGCCCAAGAAGGCGGACGACTGCCTGAATGCGGTGTGGGCCGCGCGCGACGCGGGAAAGCAGGGCGCAACCCTGACGCACTACTGCGCGGCGGGAAGCTTGGCTGCCATGGCTGGCGCCGCACCGGCTTGCGACACGACCGCAGGCGCTGGACAAGTGCTCGCAGACTCGATCGGCTGTGGCTCCGCCGACGATCTCGCGGCCGCGCTCTCCGGCGAGAACTTGTACGACGTTCGGGTCACTCGCCTATTTGCCCGCGTCACCGCTCAGACCGCAGCGAAGGTCTTGGAGCCAGGCGTCAGCGCCACCGTCTCGCCGATCACGCCGGCGTCCGCAGCCAACACCAGCGGTTGCACCTCGGGCAGCGGTGGCTCGGGTGGCGGCAATGGTGGCGGCACGGGTGCGGGCGGTCTGCCGCCGAACACGGGGGCGGGCCCAGGCGGATACATCCCAGGACAGCCCGAGCCCTACGAGCCCGTCTACGTGGACGAAGGCCACACCGACGTCGGCATCTACTGTGGCGGCTCGTCGGAGAACGACAGCGCGTGCAGTGGCGACTCGTCGTCGTCGTCCAACGACAGCGGCTGTAGCGGCGACAGCACGGACTCCAGCAGCAGCGACGGCAGTTGCAGTGGCGATAGCTCCGATTCGAGCAGCGACGGCAGCTGCAGCGGCGACAGCTCCAGCGGTTCCGACGGAGGCGGCTGCAGCGGCGATAGCTCCGGCGGTAGTGGCTGCTCGGGCGACTCCAGCGGCGGGGATTGCCGGCTCGGGGGGCCGCGCCGCCGTCCTCGCGCGAGCATCCTGGGCATGGCCTTGGCGCTCTGTGCGTTCGTCCTGCGCCGGCGCCGCCGCCCTCGCGTGCGCCGCTAG
- the miaE gene encoding tRNA isopentenyl-2-thiomethyl-A-37 hydroxylase MiaE, translating into MLDLRVKTPVAWIDAVFADFDSFLIDHAACERKASATGMSLVVKYPDKAEMLDELIEFSREELEHFHIVYRLCAERGLVMVDDYRDDYVRGLRQLVGSERDKLLLDRLLVAGIVEARGCERLGLVAERLDDPRLAEIYHDLTRAEARHHGLFFRLARLYFDEATVRARADSLLDAEASLMAKLPLRAAVH; encoded by the coding sequence ATGCTGGACCTGCGAGTCAAGACCCCCGTCGCGTGGATCGACGCAGTGTTCGCGGATTTCGACAGTTTCTTGATCGACCACGCGGCTTGTGAGCGCAAGGCGAGCGCGACAGGTATGTCCTTGGTCGTCAAGTACCCCGACAAGGCAGAAATGCTCGATGAGTTGATCGAGTTCTCCCGTGAAGAGCTCGAGCATTTCCACATCGTGTATCGCCTGTGTGCCGAGCGCGGCCTAGTGATGGTGGACGACTACCGCGACGACTACGTACGCGGCCTGCGCCAACTGGTGGGCAGCGAGCGCGACAAATTGTTGCTCGACCGACTGCTGGTAGCGGGGATCGTGGAGGCTCGCGGCTGCGAACGCTTGGGGCTCGTGGCGGAGCGGCTGGACGACCCACGCCTGGCGGAGATCTACCACGACCTGACGCGGGCAGAGGCGCGCCACCACGGCCTGTTCTTTCGACTGGCACGTCTGTACTTCGACGAAGCCACCGTGCGCGCGCGTGCCGATTCGCTCCTCGATGCCGAAGCCAGTTTGATGGCGAAGCTGCCCTTGCGCGCCGCGGTGCATTGA